atacgtcgcgacattcgcggctaaaacactgttaaaagtgtagctggtgacagaaaaaactacaccaccaccattgctgcctgtgatttgatctgcattctgggatacctggctgccccaagtctacacaagcaatcgattatctaggatcgacctgttttgacttactttgcacggcaaccaatcaaatgttagagaagctgcatgggcagcgttaaccccgcctcctgagtttgatgggtgaggctgacagataaaattatttcatgatgagagccaggcgtcaggactgccaaaatgaaataaataaatatatcattaaataattaattaaatgtgtcaataattaattaaaatgtgaaatacataaataattaattaaatgtgtcaataattaattaattacatgtgtcataactatttatttaattaattaattccaattttaattaattatcgccacatttaattaattatttaatggtgtatttaattaattcattatggcagtcctggcgttccatatatGCTGGCAATACAGCTTCTATATTGTATTGCCAGCATAACTCTAAATGCTGCAGTGCAGCAGCAGATATTGCTAATGCAAACCTATAAAACTATAGCTTCCATAcactttgattattttaatacagCTCATTATGTGGATTTAGAGGTTATATAAATTTATGTGAAGGCGAAACCTCGAGAAGAAGCGGGTGTTATTCTTTCAGTGGtgtccagtgtctcctctgCTAAAGGAGGCAATAAAAGAAGCAGTGAAGCGCCTTTCCTTAATATTTAGAGAATGCAAACAGCTCTCATTATTAGCCAAGCAAGCTAAGCAAAACGAACTATTTGACAGCTCCCTTGTTGTTAGCCTTGAGTAACGCATTATCTTTACTTCACCTGAGGCTTTTCTCTAATATGTGCTTCCTCATCTCCTCCGTCCCGCTGGCTGTGACCCGGAAGTTAATGGCAAGAAGTAATGTTGAAGGATGCCTCAAATCCTGAAATGTATcaggaggacagaggagaaAAGAGACTGCTGGAGGAGCAGCAAGCAAGGAtgcacaggaggaggaggactctTTGAACACCCTCACTGTGTCTATACCCCTCACACTGCACCATTTATTTATGGTGGCcctaaatataaaattattttatatctTATTATATTGCccgttgtttcttttcttttatcctcTCCTCACTACCTCCCGTGTTGGCATGTTTGTTGGAAGGAACTAGGATCTCTTCCACTGCCTCACAAGGGTTTGTAGATGGGTATAGTGTGATCCACAAGCACACAGTAAGATTTGCAAATGCACACTCTAATCCACACACATGAAGCATTTTGACAACGCCTAAAACTATTTTACAATGAATAACaatattatataaataacaGTAACTGATGCACTAACCTTTTAAGTTCATCGTGACAAATCGGATCATTTTGTCTTTCCAAACCTTCCTACAGAGTGTAAAACTACATGTAACATCCCCCTCGCTCACTTGCAAAACCTTAAGTACAGGTGCACCAGTGGATGCGCAAGGATCCACTGGTGCAAGCTGAGTTCAAGTCCCAGTGGAAAACTGGGACACCTGGGTTCTTCTCTAtacctgcattttttttgtgtttgttcggGGAGGGGAGGGCAAATGTCTCTCCACACCGTCACATCCCAACTAACGATCTGCTCACGTTTTGCCTCGTGTCCCTTTGTCCCTGTAGACCAACGCTGCGTCTGTACAAAGAAGGAAGAGGAAATCTCTATCCAGGAGAAGAACGCCAGTCTGGATCCAGAGGATCAGAAACCTTCACTGATtaaagaggagcaggaggagctgTGCATTAGTGAGGAAGGAGAGCAGCTTGTGCTAAAGCAGGAAAGTGATGCCTTCATGGTGACTCCTGTTTGTGAGGGCAGTGCCGAGCTTCTGTCCTGTTTTGTACCTGAGAGTCGAGAACAGGAAGGAGTCAAATGTGAAAACTCAGGAATGCCCTTAAAAACGGAGCCGAAACCAAAGAAAGTCTGTAACAACACAGATGAAAACACACAAGTCTGCAGGAATAGTTTACAAATAAAAGAACTTTGTGGTACTACGAATAATAATATAGATGGGACGCTTTACTCCTGCAGCTCCTGCGCGGAGACATTTGAACATGAATCAACGCTTAAAAATCACCTACGAATCCACGCAGACGATGAGCCGTATTCCTGCATGACATGTGGGAAGGTTTTCAACTACAGCGCTTCCTTCAAGCTCCACATGAAAGTCCACACGGATGAGAGGCCGTGCTTCTGTGAGAAGTGCGGCAAAACGTTCAGAAGAAACGATAAGCTGCGGCTGCACATGAGAACGCACACGGGGGAAAAGCCGTACCTCTGCATCACCTGCGGAAAAAGGTTTAACGACCCGTCGGCGTTCAGGAGGCACACGGCCATACACACCGGCGAGAAGCGGCATTCTTGCAAAACCTGCGGCAAACGTTTTGCCCACAGCAACAGCTTTCTCTGCCACATGAGAACCCACACAGGTGAGAGGCCTTACCTCTGCACCACCTGCGGGAATAGATTTGTCAACGCCTCAAAGCTTAAAAGGCACACGAGGACACACACGGACGAGAAGCCTCACGTCTGCAACACCTGCGGGAAGAGGTTCATTCGCCTTTCCAGGTTGACGAGTCACACGAGGATTCACACGGGCGAGAAGCCGTACTCATGCCAAATATGCAAGAAGGACTTCGCTTACACCACTTCCTTGAAGGTCCACATGAGAGTCCACACAGGCGAGAAGCCGTACGTTTGTGAGAAATGTGGGGAAAGTTTCAGTCAGGCGGGGAGCCTAACCACCCACATGAGAAGGCACGCAGGTGAAAAAAAAGTCCTGAAACACCTGTGAGGAGAAAATATGAGCGAAAATGAGTTGATTAGGTTTTGGTTTAAAGAGGGTTGTGTAACtttactgtgtgttatactgtaCATGATGAGCCTGCCTTTAGATTCAAGTCTAATGTTGTGTTAATGTGGTGCGTCAGCGGTAATGCTCCAAGTGCTCGAGTTGCACTGCACAGCAgaggacaacaaaaaaaaatggcttCAAGGTAAGAAAATAGAAGTCTGCAGTCTTTTTAATGACCAGCAGGAGGCGAGTCTGGACTCAAACGCTGGTTTTAGGTCATATTTCATAAAATGTTGTAAATTATGCTCTGTAATAAAGGCAGATGAGGATTAATAGAGTATATGTACTGTCTGAAATCCTGGGCAGAAGCTCCCCCACTTGTTTCAACACCAAGATGGTGAAAACCAGCTTGAGGCTTCGTGACATGATGTCATGGTGGAtacatccatcttttagatgcagtttgtggggGCATCTTTTTATGATGAAATCCTTAAAATCTGAGAATTCACCAGCACTTCTGAAGTATTTCATCTCTAATCGTGATATATGTATGCGGGATTATGTGTTAGTCTCTCATGTATATTAGAGGACTACAggcttgtttttaataaataatataagaTGGGAAGGAGTGATGAAATGAGAGGCCGGCTGGCTCTTGTGGTTCATCTGAATCAGTTGAAATCTGAAAAATCGACCctgccagtttttgtttttcttctttctttttttttttgtaaacaaaaaaatgtagtcTCAAAGAGTGTAAAGGACAATAAAAATTCTTTTCAATACAAATATCTTTTTCGTTTTCAATTATTCAAACATCACTTCCCAAATTACTGGATCAAATGATTATTGGACACCTACCTGTGACTGACATCAGATTACATACAGTAATTAATAGGACACGGCGTGCTTGGTAAATTTGTAATTGTTATATGAAGTAGTGTTTGACTATTTTATGATCTTAACTTAATTGTTTCTGGTTTTCATTAATAGCTGGCGTTAACTAGCTAGCTTGCTATGGAGAGGTTCACCTGCCACTATTGATTAAACACAACCTTTTACAGTACACGTGATGGACATTCTCAGCAGAGATAGATGTGACTGCTGTCTGAAGCCACTCTGTACAGCCAAGCCACCTGcagcaactgctgctgtgtcagaTTTTCATTGTCCCATCCCTCTTATCCATTTTTAAAGCTCCTTCTGACTTCATGGTCGTGGCAAGACAATGATTATTGGGACAGCTagtaaaaactatt
The Astatotilapia calliptera chromosome 17, fAstCal1.2, whole genome shotgun sequence genome window above contains:
- the LOC113009760 gene encoding zinc finger protein OZF-like — protein: MSSVGGWRSVIGVRLDGAFEGIFTEFESKMEQCETEVEHQRRLLETIRNPEIKLHRIDQRCVCTKKEEEISIQEKNASLDPEDQKPSLIKEEQEELCISEEGEQLVLKQESDAFMVTPVCEGSAELLSCFVPESREQEGVKCENSGMPLKTEPKPKKVCNNTDENTQVCRNSLQIKELCGTTNNNIDGTLYSCSSCAETFEHESTLKNHLRIHADDEPYSCMTCGKVFNYSASFKLHMKVHTDERPCFCEKCGKTFRRNDKLRLHMRTHTGEKPYLCITCGKRFNDPSAFRRHTAIHTGEKRHSCKTCGKRFAHSNSFLCHMRTHTGERPYLCTTCGNRFVNASKLKRHTRTHTDEKPHVCNTCGKRFIRLSRLTSHTRIHTGEKPYSCQICKKDFAYTTSLKVHMRVHTGEKPYVCEKCGESFSQAGSLTTHMRRHAGEKKVLKHL